In one window of Sardina pilchardus chromosome 23, fSarPil1.1, whole genome shotgun sequence DNA:
- the LOC134070827 gene encoding T-cell surface antigen CD2-like, giving the protein MNFQIALGFLSLYILALTASRELKCVTNKYVGGSYTITLNSPQQNGDLLVWKCNDKIIYKRRRGKVDPAANVDDLGSLTLTNISKSMACTYKAEHHDRDGRLLKEYSESLCVFSRIPDPKLEVECSPSGVATLQCGPKNLPEGITLAWFQNKKEMKMKSNPLTLQKRGRKDLYKCRLSNGLDSGRESKEEMLCEVSGGVSNNNLLFGYNKWVMIGIITGGGFLLLVLIISLIAICCKNHRRRKMRQRDNEEPRLCYRKDTSTDPRQLKQAAF; this is encoded by the exons ATGAACTTCCAAATTGCTTTGGGTTTTTTGAGTCTTTATATTCTTGCTTTAACGGCATCCCGAG AACTTAAATGTGTAACAAACAAATATGTAGGGGGATCCTATACGATTACATTGAATTCACCCCAACAAAATGGAGATTTGCTGGTCTGGAAATGTAATGACAAGATCATTTATAAACGGAGGAGGGGAAAGGTTGATCCAGCTGCAAATGTGGATGACCTAGGCTCCCTTACTCTCACAAATATTTCCAAGTCAATGGCCTGTACATACAAAGCTGAACACCATGATAGGGATGGGAGATTACTTAAAGAATACTCtgagagtctctgtgtgttct CCAGGATTCCAGACCCAAAGCTGGAGGTGGAATGTTCCCCATCAGGTGTGGCGACCCTCCAGTGTGGTCCTAAGAACCTTCCTGAGGGCATCACACTGGCATGGttccaaaacaaaaaagagatgAAAATGAAGTCTAATCCTCTAACACTTCAAAAGCGTGGGAGAAAAGATCTCTACAAATGTAGACTTAGTAATGGTCTCGATTCAGGCAGAGAAAGTAAAGAAGAAATGTTATGTGAAGTCTCTG GAGGTGTTTCAAATAATAACCTGCTGTTTGGCTATAACAAGTGGGTGATGATTGGAATCATTACTGGTGGAGGATTTCTGCTGCTGGTCCTGATCATCTCTCTGATCGCCATCTGCTGCAAGAACCATCGCAGAAGGAAAATGAGGCAACGAg ACAATGAGGAGCCAAGACTTTGTTACCGCAAAGACACCAGCACGGATCCTCGGCAACTGAAACAAGCTGCTTTTTAG